From one Rosa rugosa chromosome 4, drRosRugo1.1, whole genome shotgun sequence genomic stretch:
- the LOC133745671 gene encoding leucine-rich repeat receptor-like serine/threonine-protein kinase RGI4: MPVNPWTFLFFLTLSSILLVHFPALALNQQGQALVSWKQSLNGSPEGLSNWDPSDETPCGWSGVTCNFNNQVVELNLKYIDLLGKVPWNFTSLLTLNKLILSGTNLTGSIPREISTLKQLTSLDLSDNALSGEIPVEICELPKLEELYLSTNRLEGSIPVQIGNLTNLKWLVLYDNQLSGKIPSTIGNLPQLQVIRAGGNKNLEGPVPHEIGNCTDLVMLGLAETSISGFLPPSLGLLKKLETLAIYTTLVSGPIPQELGDCTKLRDIYLYENSISSSVPSKLGNLKNLQNLLLWQNSLVGVIPPELGNCHQLLVIDISMNSLTGSIPQSFGNLTSLQELQLSVNQISGEIPAQLGNCRTLTHIELDNNQITGTIPFEFGSLSNLTVLFLWQNKLEGAIPSSISNCGNLEAVDFSQNFLTGPIPGGIFQLQNLTKLLLLSNNLSSEIPPEIGNCSSLIRFRANNNKLTGAIPQQIGSLKSLNFLDLGSNRLNRNIPEGIAGCRNLTFLDLHSNSITGNLPAGFNLLVSLQFVDFSDNMIEGTLSPGLGSLTSLTKLVLGNNRFAGSIPSQLGSCGKLQLLDLGGNELTGTIPVSLGKIPALEISLNLSWNQLSGELPKEFADLDKLGILDLSYNQLSGDLQFLADMQNLVVLNVSHNNFTGRVPDTPFFAKLPLSVMSGNPSLCLTGSQCADAGNPGWSRRRNAAARVAMVILLCTACTLLLAALYIILAARKRARPGFFSGAHEPDPEDDTEVDVGPPWEVTLYQKLDLSIANVAKSLTPDNVIGRGRSGVVYHVSIASGLSLAVKRFRTAEKHSAAAFSSEIATLARIRHRNIVRLLGWGANRRTKLLFYDYLAQGNLGSLLHEGCAGLVEWDTRFKIALGVAEGLAYLHHDCQPAILHRDVKAQNILLGDQYEAVLADFGLARLVEDDRNGPFSANPQFAGSYGYIAPEYACMLKITAKSDVYSYGVVLLEIITGKRPADPSFTEGQHVIQWVRDHLKSKKDPIEILDQKLQGYPDTQIQEMLQALGISLLCTSNRAEDRPTMKDVAALLREIRHDQPATGSEAYKPASTALKNSSSSVTPAQLLMMQGSSHCSLAYSSSAGYLSGTQ, from the exons ATGCCTGTAAATCCATGgaccttcctcttcttcttaacCCTCTCTTCTATTCTTCTGGTTCACTTTCCTGCTCTGGCCTTGAACCAACAAGGCCAGGCTCTTGTTTCATGGAAGCAGAGTCTCAATGGCTCCCCTGAGGGGCTGAGCAATTGGGACCCAAGTGATGAAACTCCATGCGGGTGGTCCGGGGTCACCTGCAACTTCAACAACCAAGTTGTGGAGCTGAATTTGAAGTATATTGATCTTCTAGGTAAGGTGCCCTGGAATTTCACTTCGTTGCTGACCCTAAACAAGCTCATCTTGTCCGGCACAAACCTCACCGGCTCAATCCCACGAGAAATCTCTACTCTTAAACAACTGACCTCACTGGACCTGAGCGACAATGCACTGAGCGGCGAAATCCCAGTTGAGATCTGCGAGCTGCCTAAGCTCGAAGAACTCTACCTCAGCACGAACCGGCTGGAGGGCTCAATCCCAGTCCAAATCGGAAACCTCACAAACCTGAAGTGGCTGGTTCTCTACGACAATCAGCTCAGCGGGAAGATTCCTAGCACCATTGGAAATCTGCCTCAACTTCAAGTAATCAGAGCTGGAGGGAACAAGAACCTTGAAGGTCCTGTGCCTCATGAGATTGGGAACTGCACCGATTTGGTCATGTTGGGATTAGCAGAAACCAGCATTTCCGGCTTCCTCCCTCCAAGCCTTGGCCTCCTCAAAAAACTCGAGACATTGGCAATCTACACCACCCTCGTCTCCGGTCCGATCCCCCAAGAGCTCGGAGACTGCACCAAGCTCCGGGACATCTACTTGTACGAAAACTCCATTAGCAGCTCTGTTCCAAGCAAATTAGGCAACTTGAAAAATCTTCAAAACCTTCTGCTATGGCAAAACAGCCTTGTAGGGGTTATTCCACCGGAGCTCGGCAATTGTCACCAGCTATTGGTCATTGACATTTCTATGAATTCCTTGACCGGAAGCATTCCTCAGTCTTTTGGGAACTTGACTTCGCTTCAGGAGCTCCAATTGAGTGTCAATCAAATCTCAGGCGAGATCCCGGCGCAGCTAGGAAACTGCCGGACCCTCACTCATATCGAGCTGGATAACAACCAGATCACCGGAACGATTCCTTTCGAATTCGGCAGCTTATCCAATCTCACGGTCCTCTTCTTGTGGCAAAACAAGCTTGAAGGAGCCATTCCTTCGTCGATTTCCAACTGTGGCAATCTTGAAGCGGTTGATTTCTCACAAAACTTTTTGACCGGTCCGATTCCGGGTGGGATTTTCCAGCTCCAGAATCTCACCAAGCTTCTACTACTGTCGAACAATCTCTCCAGCGAAATCCCGCCGGAGATCGGAAACTGTTCCTCGTTGATTCGGTTTCGGGCGAACAACAACAAGCTCACCGGAGCAATACCGCAGCAGATTGGGAGTTTGAAGAGCTTGAATTTCCTCGATCTCGGATCGAATCGGCTCAACCGAAACATACCGGAGGGGATCGCCGGCTGCCGGAATCTGACGTTTCTCGACCTGCATTCCAATTCGATCACCGGAAACTTGCCTGCAGGTTTCAATCTGCTTGTGTCTCTCCAGTTCGTCGATTTCTCGGATAATATGATCGAAGGGACGTTGAGTCCTGGACTCGGTTCGCTGACGTCACTCACCAAGCTCGTTTTGGGAAACAACCGGTTCGCCGGTTCCATTCCCAGTCAACTCGGTTCGTGTGGGAAGTTACAGTTACTGGACCTTGGCGGGAACGAGCTAACAGGTACAATCCCGGTGAGTTTGGGAAAGATTCCGGCACTGGAAATCTCTCTGAACCTGAGCTGGAACCAACTCTCCGGCGAGTTACCGAAGGAGTTCGCCGATTTGGACAAGCTCGGCATTCTGGACCTCTCTTACAACCAGCTCTCCGGCGACCTTCAATTTCTCGCTGACATGCAAAATCTCGTCGTCCTTAACGTCTCGCACAACAACTTCACCGGGCGCGTGCCGGACACGCCCTTCTTCGCGAAGCTCCCTCTCAGCGTCATGTCCGGCAACCCCTCCCTCTGCCTCACCGGCAGCCAGTGCGCCGACGCAGGAAACCCCGGCTGGTCCCGCCGCCGCAACGCGGCCGCGCGCGTGGCGATGGTCATCCTCCTCTGCACCGCCTGCACACTCCTCTTAGCGGCGCTCTACATCATCCTCGCAGCCCGAAAGCGGGCCCGGCCAGGGTTCTTCAGCGGGGCCCACGAGCCCGATCCGGAGGACGACACCGAAGTAGACGTGGGCCCACCGTGGGAGGTGACGCTCTACCAGAAACTCGACCTGTCGATCGCCAACGTGGCGAAAAGCCTGACGCCTGACAACGTCATAGGCCGGGGGCGATCCGGCGTCGTTTACCACGTGTCAATCGCCTCGGGACTCTCCCTCGCCGTGAAAAGATTCCGTACGGCCGAGAAACACTCCGCCGCCGCTTTTTCCTCCGAGATTGCCACGCTGGCAAGGATACGTCACCGTAACATTGTCAGGCTACTGGGCTGGGGGGCCAACCGGAGAACGAAGTTACTGTTTTACGATTACTTGGCACAGGGTAATTTGGGCTCGTTGCTCCACGAGGGGTGCGCAGGATTAGTAGAGTGGGACACGCGGTTCAAGATAGCACTAGGCGTGGCGGAGGGTTTGGCTTATTTGCACCACGATTGCCAGCCGGCTATTTTGCACCGGGATGTGAAGGCCCAGAACATTTTGCTGGGGGATCAATACGAGGCCGTTTTGGCAGACTTTGGGCTCGCTAGGTTGGTTGAAGACGATCGAAACGGTCCGTTTTCGGCCAACCCCCAGTTTGCTGGTTCATACGGCTACATTGCGCCTG AATATGCCTGTATGCTGAAAATTACCGCGAAAAGTGATGTGTATAGCTATGGGGTAGTCCTTTTGGAGATCATAACTGGGAAAAGGCCAGCAGACCCCTCATTCACCGAAGGCCAGCATGTGATTCAGTGGGTGCGAGACCACTTGAAGAGCAAGAAGGATCCAATAGAGATTCTTGATCAGAAGCTCCAAGGCTACCCGGATACGCAGATACAAGAAATGCTCCAAGCGCTTGGAATTTCGCTCCTATGTACCAGCAACAGGGCGGAAGATCGTCCCACGATGAAGGATGTGGCTGCATTGTTGAGAGAAATTCGACATGATCAGCCTGCGACAGGAAGCGAGGCATACAAGCCTGCTAGCACCGCGTTGAAGAACTCATCTTCTTCCGTGACTCCAGCTCAACTGCTGATGATGCAAGGATCTTCTCATTGCTCACTTGCCTACTCTTCTTCGGCTGGTTATCTATCAGGAACCCAATAA